The proteins below are encoded in one region of Sulfolobus sp. A20:
- a CDS encoding 3-hydroxyacyl-CoA dehydrogenase/enoyl-CoA hydratase family protein produces the protein MPISKVGVVGAGTMGHGIAEVAAIAGYQVTLSDVSDSILQNAVQKIKWSLEKLKERGQLKEEVDKVMSRIKTTTNLKEFADVDYVIEAVVENSEVKRKIFSDLDNIVKNETIFATNTSSIPISYLAEATKREDRFIGLHFMNPPVLMPLVEIIMGNKTSEDTLKKTVDFAKSINKDYVIVRKDIPGFLVNRINGRTFPEAVLLYDEGYPKEDIDAMTRFRLGMPMGFLELMDFTGIDVSYNVALEAIKRGETEPPHFKVLKKLVEEGRLGMKVGKGFYDYSGKVYERPKIVPTDNMYYINPLRIIAPAVNEGAWLLRNQVSSIEDIDKGMVKGMGWPQGPLTFADKYGVDNVVNFLKIRYETTKNENYKPDPLLVEMVEKGKLGVKSGEGFYKWKYERVNFGPVKYEKLHDYAKITMSRPDKLNALNEAMWNGLTQAFSKAKEDPEIRAVVITGEGRAFCAGDDIEMMHYWKEMAGVLEWDEKISSPLINLLMNYNKPIVSAVNGLAFGGGMELNILFDIIIASEDAIFSIPEGLIGALPPLASSVGVGFVSRKIARYALTGDWMSAKQAKELGLVDIVVPSDQLEITTVEIVEKIKRIAPLSTMAIKRAINSIRNSFLTQLRSASQDLFILSATEDFKEGMKAFIEKRQPRYKGR, from the coding sequence ATGCCCATATCAAAAGTAGGTGTAGTAGGAGCTGGAACTATGGGTCATGGGATTGCTGAAGTCGCTGCAATTGCTGGGTATCAAGTGACTTTATCTGATGTGTCAGATAGTATCTTACAAAACGCTGTTCAAAAGATAAAGTGGTCATTGGAAAAGTTGAAGGAAAGGGGACAGTTAAAGGAGGAAGTGGATAAGGTAATGTCACGTATAAAAACTACAACTAATCTTAAAGAATTCGCTGACGTAGATTATGTCATAGAAGCTGTCGTCGAAAATTCAGAAGTTAAGCGAAAGATTTTTTCAGACTTAGATAACATAGTTAAGAATGAGACAATATTTGCAACTAATACTTCTTCAATTCCAATTAGTTACCTAGCTGAAGCAACGAAGAGAGAAGATAGGTTTATTGGATTACACTTCATGAATCCTCCAGTGTTAATGCCATTGGTGGAAATTATCATGGGTAATAAGACTAGTGAGGATACTTTAAAGAAAACGGTAGATTTTGCAAAAAGTATAAATAAGGATTACGTTATTGTAAGAAAAGATATTCCAGGTTTCCTGGTAAATAGGATAAATGGGAGAACTTTCCCCGAAGCAGTCTTGCTATACGATGAGGGATATCCTAAAGAAGACATTGACGCTATGACGAGATTTAGATTGGGAATGCCAATGGGATTTTTAGAGTTAATGGACTTCACTGGGATTGATGTATCTTATAACGTAGCATTAGAAGCAATTAAGAGAGGTGAAACGGAACCTCCACACTTTAAGGTTCTGAAGAAATTAGTCGAGGAAGGAAGGTTAGGGATGAAAGTTGGCAAGGGATTTTATGATTATTCTGGTAAGGTATATGAGAGACCTAAAATCGTTCCTACAGATAACATGTATTATATTAACCCCTTAAGGATAATAGCTCCAGCGGTAAATGAGGGAGCTTGGCTTTTGAGGAATCAAGTGTCTTCAATAGAGGATATAGATAAGGGAATGGTTAAGGGAATGGGATGGCCACAAGGACCTCTGACATTTGCAGATAAGTATGGAGTTGATAACGTGGTTAACTTTCTTAAAATAAGGTATGAGACAACTAAGAACGAGAATTACAAGCCTGATCCCCTATTAGTTGAGATGGTTGAAAAGGGAAAATTAGGTGTGAAGAGTGGTGAAGGGTTTTATAAGTGGAAGTATGAGAGAGTAAATTTTGGCCCTGTCAAGTATGAGAAGTTACATGACTACGCTAAAATAACGATGTCAAGACCAGATAAATTGAATGCGTTAAACGAAGCGATGTGGAATGGGTTAACTCAAGCCTTCAGTAAAGCTAAAGAAGACCCAGAAATAAGGGCGGTAGTGATTACAGGAGAAGGTAGGGCATTCTGTGCTGGAGATGACATAGAGATGATGCATTATTGGAAGGAAATGGCTGGGGTTTTAGAGTGGGATGAGAAGATCTCCTCTCCGCTAATTAATCTCTTGATGAATTATAATAAGCCTATAGTCTCTGCCGTCAATGGACTAGCATTTGGAGGTGGAATGGAACTAAACATATTATTCGATATTATAATAGCCAGCGAGGACGCAATTTTCTCCATTCCAGAGGGTTTAATAGGTGCTTTACCACCATTAGCTTCCTCTGTGGGAGTTGGATTCGTTAGTAGGAAAATTGCTAGATATGCGTTAACTGGTGATTGGATGAGTGCTAAACAAGCTAAGGAATTGGGTTTAGTGGATATTGTAGTCCCGTCAGATCAATTGGAAATTACTACTGTAGAAATTGTGGAGAAGATAAAGAGAATTGCACCTTTATCTACTATGGCAATAAAGAGGGCTATTAATTCCATTAGAAATTCCTTCCTAACACAACTACGTTCTGCCTCTCAAGACCTCTTCATTCTATCGGCAACTGAGGATTTCAAAGAGGGAATGAAAGCGTTTATAGAGAAGAGACAGCCTAGATATAAGGGAAGATAA
- a CDS encoding Zn-ribbon domain-containing OB-fold protein, which produces MGVTEVKEKIYSEIDRKVAEQIDALIKSSGMPIIRDLKTNNPLWIDVRELTQRFVIPIGKIYKFFEYLSKGKIIGTKCPKCGTIYFPPQDDCTKCKLSGLDTVELSGEGELLTYTIITVKPVSFMHYQDYVVGIARLKEGINVLAWVNEDPKNIQVGMKVRVNIAKREPEGYLVYELKKV; this is translated from the coding sequence ATGGGAGTAACTGAGGTAAAGGAAAAGATATATAGTGAGATAGATAGAAAGGTAGCGGAGCAAATAGATGCTTTAATAAAGTCCAGTGGAATGCCTATAATAAGAGATTTAAAAACGAATAACCCACTTTGGATTGATGTTAGGGAATTAACTCAGAGATTTGTAATTCCTATAGGAAAAATATACAAATTCTTCGAATATTTATCTAAAGGAAAAATAATAGGAACTAAATGCCCTAAGTGCGGAACAATATACTTCCCTCCTCAAGATGATTGCACTAAATGTAAATTGTCTGGATTAGATACTGTTGAACTTTCCGGAGAAGGGGAACTTCTTACTTATACGATAATTACAGTGAAACCTGTCAGCTTCATGCATTATCAAGATTACGTGGTAGGTATAGCTAGATTAAAAGAGGGCATAAACGTGCTAGCTTGGGTTAATGAGGATCCTAAGAATATTCAAGTAGGGATGAAAGTGAGAGTGAATATCGCTAAGAGAGAGCCAGAGGGCTATCTAGTTTATGAGTTAAAAAAGGTATAA
- a CDS encoding alpha/beta hydrolase, producing MSKAEFTFKRQNVEFLTEGGIKLRGWLYLPDSDKKSPAIAMSHGFSAVKEMYLDSFAEVFATAGFVVLVYDNRNFGESEGEPRQEINPWDQVMDYRYAISYVKQRSEVDPERIGIWGTSYSGGHVITVGAFDSRVKAIVSQVPLVSGSENLKRLVRSDMIPELRRMFAEDYERRIKGEKPLTIPVVCKSPPETCALPTPDSYEWFTETAKKRAPNWRNEVTLRSVEYLSMYEPITYVKQVSPKPILMIVAESDILTPTDLALEAFNMALMPKELEILKGGHFDAYTKGFEISSRLARDFFLQHLSKK from the coding sequence ATGTCTAAAGCTGAATTTACGTTTAAGAGACAAAACGTGGAATTCCTTACTGAAGGTGGTATTAAGTTAAGGGGTTGGCTGTATTTACCAGATAGTGATAAAAAGTCACCGGCAATAGCCATGTCTCACGGGTTTTCAGCAGTAAAAGAAATGTATTTAGATAGTTTTGCGGAAGTTTTTGCAACAGCAGGTTTTGTAGTGTTAGTTTATGATAATAGAAATTTTGGTGAAAGTGAGGGTGAGCCAAGGCAGGAGATAAATCCATGGGATCAAGTAATGGATTATCGATATGCAATATCTTACGTAAAGCAAAGAAGTGAAGTTGACCCAGAGAGGATTGGTATTTGGGGGACTAGCTATTCGGGAGGTCATGTCATAACTGTAGGTGCGTTTGATAGTAGAGTTAAGGCTATAGTTTCCCAAGTTCCATTGGTGAGTGGTTCTGAAAATCTTAAGAGACTGGTAAGATCTGATATGATTCCGGAATTGAGGAGAATGTTTGCTGAGGATTATGAGAGGAGAATAAAGGGTGAAAAACCACTAACTATTCCAGTAGTGTGCAAAAGTCCTCCTGAAACTTGTGCTTTGCCTACTCCAGATTCCTATGAATGGTTTACAGAAACTGCAAAGAAGAGAGCTCCAAACTGGAGAAATGAGGTAACTTTAAGAAGCGTAGAATATTTGTCAATGTATGAGCCTATAACCTATGTTAAGCAAGTCAGTCCTAAGCCAATACTTATGATAGTAGCTGAGAGCGATATTTTAACTCCTACCGATTTAGCCTTAGAAGCTTTCAATATGGCATTAATGCCTAAGGAATTAGAGATTCTTAAAGGTGGTCATTTTGACGCTTATACTAAAGGTTTTGAAATATCAAGCAGGTTAGCGAGGGACTTCTTCCTCCAGCATTTATCTAAGAAGTGA
- a CDS encoding class I adenylate-forming enzyme family protein — MSIWSKFYPKDLDLKIPEEPAYYFLEKASKEKGDSTFLVYENKEYTYNNLYSLSRRFSNYLQQEGLKKGDAIALIMYNSPLVIPIIFGSFIIGVRVALIDPLTSGKDLEYQLSLTNPKIIVTEDEILKREREILSSRYKVLSLNSESDLSRLSASEEVTYAKVNPREDIAVSMHYAGIIGRTYEVYHTHFGLIASNYVSTSVRSKEIGEGNTILISLPIAHIFGLNALLGSMIEKGKVVLLRRYDKDRVLESLDKYKVNIWPAPPLVFKEVYDNLKKEKFSLKLCITGAAPVPPELQKIYFEELGLPLVQVYGLTEGLAVTYQPSNLKVYGSVGIPLPTVEIKLVDKETGTREVPIGQEGELIVKSPWNMKGYGSNGVIDLNETNKAIRNGWLYTGDIFVMDHNGLLYFKGLKKRFLKYKAYPILPRDLEIILESHPAVKKAYVDGELDPEVGHRVFAKVVLKDEYKGKVSEEELLNYVNEKVAFYKKIRKIIFVDSL; from the coding sequence ATGAGCATATGGTCTAAATTTTATCCAAAGGATTTAGACTTAAAGATTCCAGAAGAACCAGCGTATTACTTTTTAGAAAAAGCGTCAAAAGAGAAGGGAGATTCTACATTTCTGGTCTACGAAAATAAGGAGTACACTTATAATAACCTTTACTCTCTATCAAGAAGATTTTCTAATTATTTACAACAAGAAGGACTGAAAAAAGGAGATGCAATAGCATTAATTATGTACAATAGTCCTTTAGTTATACCAATAATTTTTGGCTCGTTTATCATAGGGGTTAGGGTAGCTTTAATAGATCCTTTAACATCTGGAAAGGATCTAGAATATCAGCTCTCTTTGACTAACCCTAAAATTATTGTCACAGAAGATGAAATTTTAAAGAGAGAAAGAGAAATATTATCTTCTCGCTATAAAGTCCTTTCTCTAAACTCTGAAAGCGATCTGAGTAGGTTGTCTGCATCTGAGGAAGTGACTTATGCTAAAGTAAATCCAAGAGAAGATATAGCTGTATCGATGCATTACGCAGGAATTATAGGAAGAACGTATGAAGTTTACCATACGCACTTCGGTCTGATTGCCTCAAATTATGTAAGTACATCTGTCAGATCTAAGGAGATAGGCGAGGGAAATACTATACTCATTTCCCTTCCAATAGCTCATATATTTGGGTTAAATGCACTTTTAGGCAGTATGATAGAGAAGGGAAAGGTGGTATTACTTAGGAGGTATGATAAAGACAGAGTGTTAGAGTCATTAGACAAATATAAGGTTAATATTTGGCCTGCCCCTCCTTTAGTGTTTAAAGAAGTCTATGATAATTTGAAAAAGGAGAAATTTAGCTTAAAGCTATGTATTACCGGAGCGGCTCCAGTTCCTCCGGAATTGCAAAAGATATATTTTGAGGAATTAGGCTTACCTCTTGTTCAAGTATATGGTTTAACTGAGGGATTAGCTGTGACATACCAACCCTCTAACCTTAAGGTATATGGGAGCGTAGGCATTCCATTGCCAACTGTAGAGATAAAACTAGTCGATAAGGAAACGGGTACCAGAGAAGTTCCAATAGGTCAAGAAGGAGAGTTAATAGTTAAGTCTCCTTGGAATATGAAGGGTTATGGAAGTAATGGGGTAATAGATTTAAATGAGACCAATAAGGCTATTAGAAACGGATGGCTTTATACGGGGGATATATTCGTAATGGATCATAATGGTTTACTTTACTTTAAGGGGCTTAAGAAGAGGTTTTTAAAGTATAAAGCTTATCCAATATTACCTAGGGATTTGGAAATAATTTTAGAAAGTCATCCCGCCGTAAAAAAGGCTTACGTTGATGGGGAGTTGGATCCAGAAGTAGGTCATAGGGTTTTCGCTAAAGTAGTATTAAAGGATGAGTATAAGGGTAAGGTAAGTGAGGAAGAATTATTAAATTATGTCAATGAAAAAGTAGCATTTTACAAAAAAATCAGAAAGATTATATTTGTGGATAGTTTATAA
- a CDS encoding lipoyl protein ligase domain-containing protein → MSSLTGKSLFIKGSDLADTVAIPAAIIYETKRLNVPILVVTSAGKSGISLGYFQDVDTEVNLEEARKRDVEVIRRLGVGGGTIYSSKGSSMALFMTFPKDFFTSMDKAFCQIGSATVHAYYKLGVKGAWYDHIGDVRVGSPRAHKKITGFGFATVEEILILNMVIGVGKLNFEEMASVIKIPPEKFMDKTAKSVQEYVTSVEEETGRKPSDEEVYDAFKSSLEETLKIKLDSHEFSDQAKDIWKKYKDIAKSDQNLYLRSSAKRFSNIPKGYSLGFSRYKARKLIVTHLLTDGKEIKDVMISGDFYCSPGEYLFELEQKLRGMSIEDKEKILATINEIFSRKNFEMPSVKAEDILESISRAIEDAKKRL, encoded by the coding sequence ATGTCTTCATTAACAGGGAAAAGTCTATTCATAAAAGGTAGTGATTTAGCTGATACTGTAGCAATTCCTGCTGCAATTATCTATGAGACTAAGAGACTTAACGTGCCAATATTAGTAGTAACAAGTGCAGGTAAGAGTGGAATAAGTTTAGGGTATTTCCAAGATGTTGATACGGAAGTTAATCTTGAGGAGGCAAGAAAAAGAGATGTAGAGGTTATAAGGAGGCTTGGCGTTGGAGGTGGAACTATATATTCGTCAAAGGGCTCAAGTATGGCGCTTTTTATGACTTTTCCTAAAGACTTTTTCACAAGCATGGATAAGGCATTCTGTCAAATCGGTTCTGCAACAGTCCACGCTTATTATAAGTTAGGGGTTAAAGGTGCTTGGTACGATCATATAGGGGATGTAAGAGTAGGATCTCCTAGAGCCCATAAGAAAATCACGGGTTTTGGTTTTGCTACAGTTGAAGAAATATTAATCCTTAATATGGTAATTGGAGTTGGAAAACTGAACTTTGAGGAGATGGCTAGCGTAATAAAGATTCCCCCTGAAAAATTCATGGATAAGACCGCTAAAAGCGTTCAAGAGTACGTTACGTCTGTAGAGGAGGAGACTGGGAGGAAACCCAGTGATGAGGAAGTATATGATGCATTTAAGAGTAGTCTGGAAGAGACGCTTAAAATAAAATTAGATTCACATGAATTCTCTGACCAAGCTAAAGATATATGGAAGAAATACAAGGATATAGCCAAATCAGATCAAAATCTATATCTGAGATCGAGTGCAAAGAGATTTTCAAACATACCTAAGGGCTATTCCTTAGGATTTTCGAGATATAAGGCTAGGAAGTTAATTGTAACTCATTTACTTACTGACGGGAAAGAGATTAAAGACGTTATGATAAGTGGTGATTTCTATTGCTCTCCAGGTGAATACTTATTTGAACTAGAACAAAAATTAAGGGGTATGTCAATAGAGGATAAAGAGAAAATATTAGCTACCATTAACGAGATCTTCTCTAGGAAGAATTTCGAAATGCCTTCAGTCAAAGCTGAGGATATACTTGAATCAATATCTAGGGCTATTGAGGACGCAAAAAAGAGACTCTAG
- a CDS encoding long-chain-fatty-acid--CoA ligase translates to MIKGLKSTTNDDWQLNVHKLLEYAAKVHRETEIISDRRLVGGEFHVLNYGKIYKRVSTMANAFEKEMNVKAGDIVAILDWNDHRYFESLFSLPSLGATLLHLNFRLPPSDLIYIVEHTKARGLLVDDSLLQLAQILSKSHKFDFAVVMSDKPIEEIEQLKNIRDSLPRDLYGYEELIKSHSPNRKFEEIDEKTAAYAAFTSGTTGLPKGILYSHRSVILHAMAVAHDFNPKDVLLQVVPIFHANGWGTPFAATIEGCKQIYPGRFSPETITNYIINYKVTRTAAVPTVVLELLRRLEKLEPKPDLRGLKIGIGGQEPPAFLVKELAKYGIEAYQGYGATETSPLVSAAVEKTSEMQQLSLDEKFFKMKQGLIVFGVEVRLVDPVSGGDLPWDGRSVGELWFRGPWIAREYFDDPRSSKSFTEDGWWRSGDVGVIDSLGYIKLVDRLKDVVKSGGEWISSIDLENYLMAHPYVKEASVIGVPHPKWGERPLAIVVLKEEYENLSRDRVKEELREHLLKRFAKWQLPDEIIFEKEIPKTSVGKFRKDELKNKYKDIYMK, encoded by the coding sequence ATGATAAAGGGTTTAAAATCTACTACAAACGATGATTGGCAATTAAACGTTCATAAATTACTCGAATACGCGGCAAAAGTGCATCGTGAAACGGAAATAATCTCTGATAGAAGGTTAGTAGGAGGAGAGTTTCATGTATTAAATTACGGAAAGATATACAAAAGAGTGTCTACCATGGCTAACGCATTCGAAAAAGAAATGAACGTCAAAGCTGGTGATATTGTAGCTATATTAGACTGGAACGATCATAGATATTTTGAATCATTATTCTCCCTTCCTTCATTGGGGGCAACTCTATTACACTTGAACTTTCGTCTTCCCCCTTCAGATCTAATATATATTGTTGAACACACTAAGGCACGAGGATTATTGGTTGACGATTCCTTACTTCAATTGGCACAAATACTCTCTAAATCGCATAAATTTGATTTCGCAGTAGTAATGAGTGATAAACCTATTGAGGAAATAGAGCAATTGAAAAATATTAGAGATTCCTTACCGAGAGATCTTTACGGATATGAGGAATTGATAAAATCTCATTCACCAAACAGAAAATTTGAAGAAATAGATGAGAAAACAGCAGCTTACGCAGCCTTTACCTCTGGTACAACGGGGCTACCTAAGGGTATTTTATACTCACATAGATCAGTTATTCTTCATGCAATGGCTGTAGCACATGACTTCAATCCAAAGGATGTCTTATTACAAGTTGTACCGATATTTCACGCTAATGGTTGGGGAACCCCATTTGCTGCAACTATAGAAGGATGTAAGCAAATATACCCGGGAAGGTTTAGTCCAGAAACCATAACTAATTACATAATCAATTACAAGGTAACAAGAACAGCTGCAGTACCAACTGTAGTCCTAGAGCTACTGAGAAGATTGGAAAAGCTGGAACCAAAACCCGATTTAAGGGGACTGAAGATAGGGATAGGTGGTCAAGAACCACCGGCTTTTCTCGTTAAGGAACTTGCTAAATACGGAATAGAAGCATATCAAGGCTATGGAGCGACTGAGACTAGCCCATTAGTTTCTGCAGCAGTTGAAAAGACTTCTGAGATGCAACAACTATCTCTTGATGAGAAGTTCTTTAAGATGAAACAAGGCTTGATAGTGTTTGGTGTTGAGGTTAGGTTGGTTGATCCTGTTTCTGGTGGTGATTTGCCTTGGGATGGTAGGAGTGTTGGTGAGTTGTGGTTTAGGGGTCCTTGGATTGCTAGGGAGTATTTTGATGATCCTAGGTCTTCTAAGTCTTTTACTGAGGATGGTTGGTGGAGGAGTGGTGATGTTGGTGTTATTGATTCTCTGGGCTATATTAAGCTTGTTGATAGGTTGAAGGATGTTGTTAAGAGTGGTGGTGAGTGGATTAGTAGTATTGATTTGGAGAATTATTTGATGGCTCATCCTTATGTTAAGGAGGCTAGTGTTATTGGTGTTCCCCATCCTAAGTGGGGGGAGAGGCCATTAGCGATTGTTGTCTTGAAGGAGGAGTATGAGAATTTATCAAGGGATAGGGTTAAGGAGGAGTTAAGAGAACATTTATTGAAGAGGTTTGCAAAGTGGCAACTACCAGATGAGATAATATTCGAAAAAGAAATACCAAAAACAAGTGTAGGCAAGTTCAGAAAAGATGAGTTAAAGAATAAGTATAAGGATATATACATGAAGTAA
- a CDS encoding long-chain-fatty-acid--CoA ligase, whose protein sequence is MEIIKGMPSTMNDSYQLNVHKLLEYASKVHGDTEIISDRRLQGGLIHKLTYRKVYERVNSFANALESELDVKPGETIGILDWNDHRFYESYFSIPSVGGVLLELNIRLHPSELDYIIKHTKPKGLLVDESLTQLAEVLAKGYDFNFIVLMSDKPVEEIKTNLRKVVGYEELVKSHSPNRASKVIDETSAATAAFTSGTTGPPKGIFYSHRSIYLHAAAVVIANQLTPSDVGLQIVPMFHANGWGAPYATTLIGTKTIYPGRYTPDTLVEHIVNHKVTFTNGVPTILLEVVRRLQKMGVKTPGLRITCGGSEPPAALAKAFKELGGKIVQGYGATETSPLVSMALPKSELMSLDDIERFEKMKQGLLMFGVEVRLVDPVSGGDLPWDGRSVGELWFRGPWIAREYFDDPRSSKSFTEDGWWRSGDVGVIDSLGYIKLVDRLKDVVKSGGEWISSIDLENYLMAHPYVKEASVIGVPHPKWGERPLAIVVLKEEYENLSRDRVKEELREHLLKRFAKWQLPDEIIFEKEIPKTSTGKFDKKVMREKYNNIYTSSSSS, encoded by the coding sequence ATGGAAATCATTAAAGGAATGCCCTCAACAATGAATGATTCATATCAATTAAATGTGCATAAGCTATTAGAATATGCCTCGAAAGTTCACGGAGATACTGAGATTATTTCAGATAGAAGACTTCAAGGAGGATTAATACATAAATTAACTTATAGAAAGGTTTATGAAAGAGTAAACAGTTTTGCAAATGCTTTAGAAAGTGAATTAGATGTGAAGCCAGGAGAGACTATTGGAATTCTTGACTGGAATGATCATAGATTTTACGAGTCATACTTTTCTATACCATCGGTTGGTGGGGTTCTTCTAGAATTGAATATAAGATTACACCCATCTGAGCTAGATTATATTATTAAGCACACAAAACCTAAGGGGTTACTTGTCGATGAATCTTTAACACAATTAGCTGAAGTTTTAGCTAAGGGATACGATTTCAACTTCATAGTCTTAATGAGTGATAAACCAGTAGAAGAGATCAAGACAAATCTAAGAAAGGTAGTGGGATATGAGGAATTAGTAAAGTCTCACTCTCCCAATAGGGCTTCTAAGGTTATTGACGAAACGTCAGCAGCTACTGCCGCATTTACATCAGGCACTACTGGTCCACCAAAGGGAATCTTTTACTCTCATAGATCAATATATCTACACGCAGCTGCTGTAGTTATTGCAAACCAATTAACACCTTCTGACGTGGGTTTACAGATAGTTCCAATGTTTCATGCCAATGGTTGGGGAGCTCCTTATGCTACGACCTTAATAGGAACGAAAACAATATACCCTGGAAGATACACTCCAGATACATTGGTAGAGCATATTGTCAATCATAAAGTTACTTTTACCAATGGTGTTCCAACTATACTTTTGGAGGTCGTGAGAAGGCTTCAGAAAATGGGAGTTAAGACTCCCGGACTAAGGATAACTTGTGGTGGAAGTGAGCCACCAGCTGCTTTAGCCAAAGCCTTTAAAGAACTCGGAGGAAAAATAGTTCAAGGATATGGGGCAACAGAAACGAGTCCATTAGTCTCCATGGCTCTCCCAAAGAGTGAGTTAATGAGTCTTGATGATATTGAGAGATTTGAGAAAATGAAGCAAGGATTACTCATGTTTGGTGTTGAGGTTAGGTTGGTTGATCCTGTTTCTGGTGGTGATTTGCCTTGGGATGGTAGGAGTGTTGGTGAGTTGTGGTTTAGGGGTCCTTGGATTGCTAGGGAGTATTTTGATGATCCTAGGTCTTCTAAGTCTTTTACTGAGGATGGTTGGTGGAGGAGTGGTGATGTTGGTGTTATTGATTCTTTGGGCTATATTAAGCTTGTTGATAGGTTGAAGGATGTTGTTAAGAGTGGTGGTGAGTGGATTAGTAGTATTGATTTGGAGAATTATTTGATGGCTCATCCTTATGTTAAGGAGGCTAGTGTTATTGGTGTTCCCCATCCTAAGTGGGGGGAGAGGCCATTAGCGATTGTTGTCTTGAAGGAGGAGTATGAGAATTTATCAAGGGATAGGGTTAAGGAGGAGTTAAGAGAACATTTATTGAAGAGGTTTGCAAAGTGGCAACTACCAGATGAGATAATATTCGAAAAAGAAATACCAAAAACGTCAACTGGTAAATTTGATAAGAAAGTGATGAGGGAAAAATACAATAACATCTATACTTCATCAAGTTCATCTTAG
- a CDS encoding thiolase domain-containing protein, which produces MTNVAIVGTGHTKFGLRNDVNLQELAWEAVKQALEEANIEQKDIDMFVVGNAGGWSSEPLSAIAIGEYCNLTPKGTMRVEAACATGSAAMRIAYQAIKSGESKVALVVGVEQMNQSPHQVAVEMMGRAGNYFWEFENFGLTFPGYYALYATRRMAKYGMKEEDLGKIAIKNHYYGSFNPYATFQKQIKMEDYLKSRVVAYPLKVYDACPITDGAAAMILASEEVAKKLTDSPVWIVSQGFASGTINLSKRDEFLNIDVARIATEEAYKRANVEFDNAWKYFDVADVHDCFTIAEIMAYEDLGFAKRGEGHILAREEQTYIGGKIPVNVDGGLKAKGHPIGATGVSMAVSITRQLLYRAHKGTQVEVKNGMGITHNVGGTGHYAYVTIYSTRKPSSG; this is translated from the coding sequence ATGACAAATGTAGCTATAGTTGGAACTGGACATACCAAATTTGGACTTAGAAATGACGTAAATCTACAAGAACTTGCATGGGAAGCGGTCAAACAAGCATTAGAAGAGGCTAATATTGAACAAAAGGACATTGACATGTTCGTAGTAGGAAATGCTGGTGGATGGAGTTCTGAACCATTATCAGCTATCGCAATTGGTGAGTATTGTAATTTGACACCTAAAGGTACTATGAGAGTCGAGGCTGCTTGTGCAACTGGCAGTGCAGCCATGAGAATAGCTTATCAAGCTATTAAGTCCGGAGAATCTAAGGTCGCTCTAGTTGTAGGAGTTGAACAAATGAACCAATCTCCACATCAAGTAGCCGTAGAAATGATGGGAAGAGCAGGGAATTACTTCTGGGAATTTGAGAACTTTGGCTTAACTTTTCCAGGTTATTACGCCCTATATGCAACGAGGAGAATGGCTAAGTATGGAATGAAAGAGGAAGATTTAGGTAAGATTGCAATTAAGAATCACTATTATGGCAGTTTCAATCCTTACGCTACCTTCCAAAAGCAAATAAAAATGGAAGATTATCTAAAATCCAGAGTTGTAGCTTATCCGTTAAAAGTTTATGATGCTTGCCCTATTACCGACGGAGCTGCTGCTATGATATTAGCCTCAGAGGAAGTAGCTAAGAAGTTAACGGACTCACCAGTTTGGATAGTCTCGCAAGGATTTGCCTCCGGAACAATAAACCTATCAAAAAGAGATGAGTTCTTAAATATTGACGTAGCTAGGATTGCCACAGAAGAAGCTTATAAGAGGGCTAATGTTGAATTTGATAATGCTTGGAAGTATTTCGATGTGGCTGACGTTCACGATTGTTTCACAATTGCTGAAATAATGGCTTATGAAGACTTAGGATTCGCAAAGAGAGGGGAAGGGCATATACTAGCAAGGGAGGAACAGACATACATTGGAGGTAAAATACCAGTAAACGTTGACGGTGGGTTAAAGGCTAAAGGACATCCAATAGGGGCTACTGGTGTAAGCATGGCAGTATCAATAACAAGACAACTACTATATAGGGCTCATAAAGGAACACAAGTAGAAGTAAAGAACGGAATGGGAATAACACACAACGTAGGAGGAACAGGACATTACGCATACGTAACAATATACTCAACTAGAAAGCCTTCAAGTGGTTAA